In one Trichlorobacter lovleyi SZ genomic region, the following are encoded:
- a CDS encoding flagellar biosynthesis repressor FlbT, giving the protein MSLKIRLKPLEKMLIGNAVITNGDRTTEFFIENKVPILREKELMKEDAASTPGRRIYFLVQLMYVDEENFETYHNQFWEIVRQVILAAPSTTPIITDICHEIMNRRYYQALKEARHLVDYEQELVDSATVPEAEASAMA; this is encoded by the coding sequence ATGTCACTAAAAATACGTTTAAAACCACTGGAAAAGATGCTGATCGGTAACGCAGTGATTACCAACGGGGACAGAACCACCGAGTTTTTCATTGAAAACAAGGTGCCGATCCTGCGCGAAAAAGAGCTTATGAAAGAAGACGCCGCCTCGACGCCGGGGCGGCGAATCTACTTTCTGGTTCAGCTGATGTACGTCGATGAAGAGAATTTTGAAACCTATCATAATCAGTTTTGGGAGATTGTGCGTCAGGTGATTCTGGCAGCTCCGAGCACGACACCGATTATCACCGATATTTGCCATGAGATCATGAACCGCCGCTACTATCAGGCCCTGAAGGAGGCACGCCACCTGGTGGATTACGAGCAGGAACTGGTTGATTCCGCAACAGTTCCTGAAGCTGAGGCATCCGCAATGGCCTGA